The segment CCACTGTGTCAAAGATAGTCTAAAACAACATATACTAACTCTGCAATATGCATCAGAATGTAAAGAATACAACGATGCAGCCTATTACAAACCTCCAATAACTTATGTTTGCTACCGTCTTTCAAATAACTTTGAACCCTCCTTTCCTCGTCATTCAAGCATTCCTCGGCCTGAATTTCATCGACATTTGGTATTGTTATAGAACTACTTAGTTTATTCAATATGCAAAGCAAGCTAAATAGAATTAACCTTCAGCATGTACTCCTCATAAGATTTGCTTGCAATCCAATATGAGGCTTTCTTAGAATAGAATACAGCAGAATCTTTCATCATCGATTCTTCAAAATCTTTCTCGTAATACTTCATGGTGTCTCCACCTATATCTACATATATATCCAAAATGTTCTTCACTAAGGCCTGATCTATTTGCTCTCCTTCGCGTTCTCTATTAATCTGAATCATGGTAACAAGTAAGTAAAACAGAAACTAAAGtgtaaaatataatacatagaaCTGATTAAACAGAGAAAAACAGAACTGTCCAATATGGCCTCAGGAAGCCAGAGAAATATGAAATCAAGCCGACGTTCTAGAAAAGGAGAAATGCATTTCTGGCTATGGACAGTGGCGGAGCCAAAATTTTCAATATGAAGAAGTAAACTCACAAAGAAGCAGAAGGAGGTCCAACTTTCTACttttatatacataaaactTATATTAACCATGTACAAATAGCTTATTTTCAGCTGAAAGGGGTTCATTTGAACACTCTCGGCTCAACGCTCTACCCCTGATTATGGAAGTACAGAGTTGATATACTAGTCTATTTCAAAGAAGTATGGAAAGAACCAATAAAACGAGAAAAAGGCGATCTAGATGGCTAGATCATTCAAATTGACTAGGACTAGTGAACATAAATGAACAAGAATACAGGCTTAATCACATTAGCCAAATGTAAGTTGCTAAAATTCAACTTATTGGTAACACAAGTAGCCATGTGCAATGAgcaataattaactaattttaacaGTCACAGTagcttattataaattaaaatagacacCAAAATTCAAAGATCCAGTTAAGgtaattagatttttttaaaacctaCCAAAGATATGACAACATCTCTCACTCCATCATTCATTTCACCATAGACCTACAACAATTTATTAAAATCCACGAAAACACAGAAATTATTGTTCTAATTGATCCAACATATCGATGGATAAGTACTCGTAACTAACCAATTCATAGAAAGTCAAATGGCTAGTTTCTTGAAGAGAAGGGAGGTTCCTTCTAGGCACTAAGTGTCTGTCAAGGTAATGAAAGAATCTGAAAAGCCACCTGGTTATGATTTTGTGATTATTCCACCTCTTAACAAGTTCGTGCAGCAAGACATCGTCTTTCTTCCCCTGAATAGATGGAACTACCTGTAACATCGATGATCATATcaagaaaaccaaaaaaaaaaaggaaaaaaagtaacAATCATGTATGTAATTTCAACTTGCCTTTGTGGAGACATAGTCTTCTATTGATTTCTTATACTTCTGATACAGTTTTTGAGCTTCAGGGCCAGCTGGATTGTTGTCACACATGTTATACACTGTTCTGGATAATACAATTAGGAAATACAAGTCCAAATTGATAGGAATAGCAAAATACAATTAgatatagtttttctttttggtttttcaTTCGGTATCCAGTTGCTGCATTGGATCTCACTAATCTAGATTAGCGCTTATAGGGCCCCATTCAGGGAAAACGCTCCCTACCAAGAGTTTTTCCATATCCAGACTCGAATAAGAGACCTCTGGTTTGGTTAAGAGAGGAATAGCCCCCACAATAAAACTTTAAGATACTAtgcaatataaaattttgtttaaatttaaaatactatataaactttaaattctgaATCAGAGGATAGTATagtaaaagaatgaaaataggATACGTGTATAAATGCATATACTCTTCAGAAGTGAATTGGTTGGAAGTGTGGCCTTCTTCAACAAGGAGGATAACTTTGTTGATAGCTTCCTC is part of the Solanum lycopersicum chromosome 1, SLM_r2.1 genome and harbors:
- the LOC101249294 gene encoding cullin-1 isoform X5 → MSNLKPTLSFEQGWPILQEEAINKVILLVEEGHTSNQFTSEEYMHLYTTVYNMCDNNPAGPEAQKLYQKYKKSIEDYVSTKVVPSIQGKKDDVLLHELVKRWNNHKIITRWLFRFFHYLDRHLVPRRNLPSLQETSHLTFYELINREREGEQIDQALVKNILDIYVDIGGDTMKYYEKDFEESMMKDSAVFYSKKASYWIASKSYEEYMLKAEECLNDEERRVQSYLKDGSKHKLLEVCNRLHRCILYILMHIAELVYVVLDYL
- the LOC101249294 gene encoding cullin-1 isoform X2 — protein: MSNLKPTLSFEQGWPILQEEAINKVILLVEEGHTSNQFTSEEYMHLYTTVYNMCDNNPAGPEAQKLYQKYKKSIEDYVSTKAIPSIQGKKDDVLLHELVKRWNNHKIITRWLFRFFHYLDRHLVPRRNLPSLQETSHLTFYELVYGEMNDGVRDVVISLINREREGEQIDQALVKNILDIYVDIGGDTMKYYEKDFEESMMKDSAVFYSKKASYWIASKSYEEYMLKAEECLNDEERRVQSYLKDGSKHKLLEVCNRLHRCILYILMHIAELVYVVLDYL
- the LOC101249294 gene encoding cullin-1 isoform X1, yielding MSNLKPTLSFEQGWPILQEEAINKVILLVEEGHTSNQFTSEEYMHLYTTVYNMCDNNPAGPEAQKLYQKYKKSIEDYVSTKVVPSIQGKKDDVLLHELVKRWNNHKIITRWLFRFFHYLDRHLVPRRNLPSLQETSHLTFYELVYGEMNDGVRDVVISLINREREGEQIDQALVKNILDIYVDIGGDTMKYYEKDFEESMMKDSAVFYSKKASYWIASKSYEEYMLKAEECLNDEERRVQSYLKDGSKHKLLEVCNRLHRCILYILMHIAELVYVVLDYL
- the LOC101249294 gene encoding cullin-1 isoform X10 yields the protein MCDNNPAGPEAQKLYQKYKKSIEDYVSTKVVPSIQGKKDDVLLHELVKRWNNHKIITRWLFRFFHYLDRHLVPRRNLPSLQETSHLTFYELVYGEMNDGVRDVVISLINREREGEQIDQALVKNILDIYVDIGGDTMKYYEKDFEESMMKDSAVFYSKKASYWIASKSYEEYMLKAEECLNDEERRVQSYLKDGSKHKLLEVCNRLHRCILYILMHIAELVYVVLDYL
- the LOC101249294 gene encoding cullin-1 isoform X6; its protein translation is MSNLKPTLSFEQGWPILQEEAINKVILLVEEGHTSNQFTSEEYMHLYTTVYNMCDNNPAGPEAQKLYQKYKKSIEDYVSTKVVPSIQGKKDDVLLHELVKRWNNHKIITRWLFRFFHYLDRHLVPRRNLPSLQETSHLTFYELINREREGEQIDQALVKNILDIYVDIGGDTMKYYEKDFEESMMKDSAVFYSKKASYWIASKSYEEYMLKAEECLNDEERRVQSYLKDGSKHKLLEVVKYELLAVHASKLEEKKQINLGAA
- the LOC101249294 gene encoding cullin-1 isoform X3; the protein is MSNLKPTLSFEQGWPILQEEAINKVILLVEEGHTSNQFTSEEYMHLYTTVYNMCDNNPAGPEAQKLYQKYKKSIEDYVSTKVVPSIQGKKDDVLLHELVKRWNNHKIITRWLFRFFHYLDRHLVPRRNLPSLQETSHLTFYELVYGEMNDGVRDVVISLINREREGEQIDQALVKNILDIYVDIGGDTMKYYEKDFEESMMKDSAVFYSKKASYWIASKSYEEYMLKAEECLNDEERRVQSYLKDGSKHKLLEVVKYELLAVHASKLEEKKQINLGAA
- the LOC101249294 gene encoding cullin-1 isoform X7, which gives rise to MSNLKPTLSFEQGWPILQEEAINKVILLVEEGHTSNQFTSEEYMHLYTTVYNMCDNNPAGPEAQKLYQKYKKSIEDYVSTKAIPSIQGKKDDVLLHELVKRWNNHKIITRWLFRFFHYLDRHLVPRRNLPSLQETSHLTFYELINREREGEQIDQALVKNILDIYVDIGGDTMKYYEKDFEESMMKDSAVFYSKKASYWIASKSYEEYMLKAEECLNDEERRVQSYLKDGSKHKLLEVVKYELLAVHASKLEEKKQINLGAA
- the LOC101249294 gene encoding cullin-1 isoform X4 encodes the protein MSNLKPTLSFEQGWPILQEEAINKVILLVEEGHTSNQFTSEEYMHLYTTVYNMCDNNPAGPEAQKLYQKYKKSIEDYVSTKAIPSIQGKKDDVLLHELVKRWNNHKIITRWLFRFFHYLDRHLVPRRNLPSLQETSHLTFYELVYGEMNDGVRDVVISLINREREGEQIDQALVKNILDIYVDIGGDTMKYYEKDFEESMMKDSAVFYSKKASYWIASKSYEEYMLKAEECLNDEERRVQSYLKDGSKHKLLEVVKYELLAVHASKLEEKKQINLGAA
- the LOC101249294 gene encoding cullin-1 isoform X11; this translates as MCDNNPAGPEAQKLYQKYKKSIEDYVSTKVVPSIQGKKDDVLLHELVKRWNNHKIITRWLFRFFHYLDRHLVPRRNLPSLQETSHLTFYELVYGEMNDGVRDVVISLINREREGEQIDQALVKNILDIYVDIGGDTMKYYEKDFEESMMKDSAVFYSKKASYWIASKSYEEYMLKAEECLNDEERRVQSYLKDGSKHKLLEVVKYELLAVHASKLEEKKQINLGAA
- the LOC101249294 gene encoding cullin-1 isoform X9, yielding MSNLKPTLSFEQGWPILQEEAINKVILLVEEGHTSNQFTSEEYMHLYTTVYNMCDNNPAGPEAQKLYQKYKKSIEDYVSTKVVPSIQGKKDDVLLHELVKRWNNHKIITRWLFRFFHYLDRHLVPRRNLPSLQETSHLTFYELINREREGEQIDQALVKNILDIYVDIGGDTMKYYEKDFEESMMKDSAVFYSKKASYWIASKSYEEYMLKVVKYELLAVHASKLEEKKQINLGAA
- the LOC101249294 gene encoding cullin-1 isoform X8 — encoded protein: MSNLKPTLSFEQGWPILQEEAINKVILLVEEGHTSNQFTSEEYMHLYTTVYNMCDNNPAGPEAQKLYQKYKKSIEDYVSTKVVPSIQGKKDDVLLHELVKRWNNHKIITRWLFRFFHYLDRHLVPRRNLPSLQETSHLTFYELVYGEMNDGVRDVVISLINREREGEQIDQALVKNILDIYVDIGGDTMKYYEKDFEESMMKDSAVFYSKKASYWIASKSYEEYMLKVVKYELLAVHASKLEEKKQINLGAA